A single region of the Vicia villosa cultivar HV-30 ecotype Madison, WI linkage group LG4, Vvil1.0, whole genome shotgun sequence genome encodes:
- the LOC131596659 gene encoding 5'-3' exoribonuclease 3 isoform X2, with translation MGVPAFYRWLAEKYPMVIVDSVEEQAVVIEGVQIPIDTSKPNPNDIEYDNLYLDMNGIIHPCFHPEDRPSPTSFEEVFECMFDYIDRLFNMVRPRKLLFMAIDGVAPRAKMNQQRSRRFRSAKDSSDAAAEEARLREEFEREGRKLPPKEESQTFDSNVITPGTEFMAVLSIALQYYIHLRLNNDPGWTNIKVILSDANVPGEGEHKIMSYIRLQRNLEGYDPNTRHCLYGLDADLIMLGLATHEIHFSILREVVFTPGQDKCFVCGQMGHMAADCQGKAKRKSGEFDEKGDAIVAKKPFQFLNIWTLREYLEYEMKIPNAPFEIDFECILDDFIFICFFVGNDFLPHMPTLEIREGAINLLMAVYRKEFREMGGYLTNGSKPNLSRVEHFIQAVGSYEDSIFLKRARLQQRQVERIKRQKSQARRGDDAGPQVQPESLVAVSQFHGSRLASAPTPSPFQQSGPTSVSKGNKEVFERPSKVSRSSSGATVAAAIVEAENSLEMDAQDNKDDLKIKLKGILRDKNDVFNSKDGNEDKIKLGEPGWKERYYEEKFSAQTPEELDAIRKDVVLKYTEGLCWVMHYYYEGVCSWQWFYPYHYAPFASDLKDLGGLNINFELGTPFKPFDQLLGVFPAASSHALPEPYRKLMTDPNSPIIDFYPIDFEVDMNGKRFAWQGIAKLPFIDEVRLLQEVRKVENLLTPEEKRRNAIMFEMLFVNLCHPLSACISTLDSKCRNMSNTERADVKEKIDPNESGGMNGYISLCSGEPCPPIFRSPIAGMEDIMDNHVICAIFRLPDVHEHITRPPPGVKFPKKIVTLGDIQLEAVPWHEDNGRRYNENGRKNPYENNGSKRYNESRRNNPPGTISGGRLGEAAHRLVANSIQVSSDANRYHHPNGSTMPFNGPRGYRHSHPSNNYESRPGHNYESRPGYNYESRPGYAAALQPPLLAPPQYVPYAAPTVQYGYNQPYTPPVIHSPHQHQSNSFPRGDHQNPRSHHYERNNHHLNGGNARHSTGNNQNPRFTNTQGSYPRQSHHDSGRHSQNFQPYRRGSDQHWTPRGNPSGDRDYGQHSANHYSLLDRGAGKNNRGK, from the exons ATGGGAGTCCCAGCATTCTACAGATGGCTTGCAGAGAAGTATCCGATGGTGATTGTCGACTCCGTCGAGGAACAAGCGGTTGTTATCGAGGGCGTTCAAATCCCAATCGATACCAGTAAGCCAAACCCTAACGACATCGAATATGACAATCTTTATCTTGATATGAACGGTATCATTCATCCTTGTTTTCATCCTGAGGATAGG CCATCTCCGACTTCATTCGAGGAGGTGTTTGAGTGTATGTTTGATTACATTGATAGGCTGTTTAACATGGTGCGGCCAAGGAAGTTGCTCTTTATGGCTATTG ACGGTGTTGCGCCGAGGGCTAAAATGAACCAGCAAAGGTCTAGGCGGTTTAGGTCGGCTAAAGACTCATCTGATGCG GCTGCTGAAGAAGCAAGGTTGAGGGAGGAATTTGAGAGGGAGGGAAGAAAACTTCCTCCTAAAGAAGAGTCACAGACTTTCGATTCAAATGTAATCACGCCTGGAACCGAATTCATGGCTGTTTTGTCAATTGCACTTCAGTACTATATTCATCTTAGGCTGAACAACGATCCTGGTTGGACAAATATCAAG GTTATTCTCTCTGATGCAAATGTTCCGGGTGAAGGGGAGCATAAGATTATGTCCTATATCCGCCTTCAAAGAAATCTTGAAGGATATGATCCGAATACACGACATTGCCTGTATGGTTTG GATGCTGATTTGATTATGTTAGGTTTGGCTACCCATGAAATCCATTTTTCAATTCTTAGAGAG GTTGTATTTACTCCTGGACAAGACAAATGCTTTGTGTGTGGTCAGATGGGTCATATGGCGGCAGATTGTCAAGGAAAGGCTAAAAGGAAGTCGGGAGAATTTGATGAGAAAGGAGATGCTATCGTTGCTAAAAAGCCCTTCCAG TTTCTGAACATTTGGACTTTGAGGGAATATCTGGAGTATGAAATGAAAATACCTaatgctccttttgagattgattttgaATGCATATTGGATGATTTTATCTTCATTTGCTTTTTTGTTGGAAATGATTTCCTACCACATATGCCTACGCTAGAGATTCGCGAG GGTGCAATTAACTTGCTGATGGCCGTATACAGGAAGGAATTTAGGGAAATGGGTGGTTATTTGACAAATGGTAGTAAG CCAAATTTAAGCAGAGTGGAGCATTTTATTCAGGCTGTTGGATCATATGAAGATAGCATATTCCTGAAAAGAGCACGATTGCAACAG CGACAAGTTGAAAGAATAAAGCGTCAGAAGTCACAAGCAAGAAGAGGCGACGATGCTGGGCCTCAAGTTCAACCCGAGTCTCTAGTTGCCGTTTCACAATTCCACGGTTCTCGTCTTGCTTCAGCTCCAACGCCTTCACCGTTTCAACAATCTGGGCCCACTTCAGTTAGTAAAGGCAATAAAGAAGTCTTTGAAAGGCCCAGTAAAGTGTCTAGGTCATCTTCAGGAGCAACTGTTGCTGCTGCAATTGTTGAAGCTGAGAACAGTCTGGAAATGGAT GCTCAAGATAATAAAGACGACTTGAAGATAAAGCTGAAGGGGATACTTCGTGACAAAAATGATGTGTTCAACTCAAAAGATGGTAACGAGGACAAG ATTAAATTGGGAGAACCTGGCTGGAAAGAGAGGTATTATGAGGAAAAATTTTCTGCTCAAACTCCGGAGGAACTTGATGCCATACGGAAAGATGTT gTCTTGAAATACACGGAAGGTCTATGTTGGGTGATGCATTATTATTATGAAGGTGTTTGTTCTTGGCAATG GTTTTATCCTTATCATTATGCCCCTTTTGCGTCTGATCTCAAGGACCTTGGTGGGCTTAATATTAACTTTGAGTTGGGTACTCCATTCAAACCATTTGATCAGCTTCTTGGAGTTTTTCCTGCTGCAAG CTCTCATGCTCTCCCTGAGCCGTATAGGAAACTTATGACTGATCCAAATTCGCCAATTATTGACTTTTATCCAATAG ATTTTGAAGTGGACATGAATGGCAAACGCTTTGCTTGGCAG GGTATTGCAAAGTTGCCTTTTATTGATGAAGTGCGACTTCTTCAGGAAGTTCGGAAAGTAGAGAACTTGTTAACG ccagAGGAAAAGCGACGGAATGCAATAATGTTCGAGATGCTTTTTGTGAATTTGTGTCATCCTCTCTCTGCGTGCATTAGTACACTCGACAGCAAATGTAGAAACATGTCCAACACTGAACGTGCTGATGTCAAGGAAAAAATAGATCCCAATGAAAG TGGTGGAATGAATGGTTACATATCCTTATGTAGTGGAGAACCTTGCCCTCCCATATTCAGGTCCCCTATTGCAGGCATGGAAGACatcatggataatcatgtcat ATGTGCAATCTTTAGACTTCCAGATGTGCATGAACATATAACTCGACCACCACCTGGAGTAAAATTTCCAAAGAAG ATTGTGACGCTTGGGGATATACAACTTGAAGCTGTTCCATGGCATGAAGATAATGGTAGGAGATATAACGAAAATGGAAG GAAAaatccatatgaaaataatggtaGTAAGAGATATAACGAAAGTAGAAG AAATAATCCACCGGGAACCATTTCTGGTGGGAGGCTTGGAGAGGCAGCACACAGACTCGTTGCCAATTCCATACAGGTCAGCTCGGATGCAAATAGATACCATCATCCTAATGGATCAACCATGCCTTTTAATGGACCAAGGGGTTATAGGCATTCACACCCTAGCAATAATTATGAATCGCGCCCTGGCCATAACTATGAATCACGCCCTGGCTATAATTACGAGTCACGCCCCGGCTATGCTGCTGCACTTCAACCGCCTTTATTAGCTCCTCCACAGTATGTACCTTATGCTGCCCCTACCGTGCAGTATGGTTATAACCAACCATACACTCCACCGGTGATTCACAGTCCTCATCAACATCAATCAAATTCCTTTCCTAGAGGGGACCATCAAAACCCTAGATCCCATCATTATGAAAGAAATAACCACCATCTTAATGGCGGAAATGCAAGGCATTCTACAGGCAATAATCAGAATCCTCGCTTTACAAATACACAAGGTTCATATCCCCGTCAAAGTCATCACGATTCTGGTCGCCACAGCCAAAACTTCCAACCATATAGAAGAGGTTCTGACCAGCATTGGACTCCACGGGGTAACCCTAGTGGGGATAGAGATTATGGTCAACATTCAGCCAATCATTACTCTCTATTAGATAGAGGAGCAGGCAAGAACAATCGCGGCAAATAA
- the LOC131596659 gene encoding 5'-3' exoribonuclease 3 isoform X1 has translation MGVPAFYRWLAEKYPMVIVDSVEEQAVVIEGVQIPIDTSKPNPNDIEYDNLYLDMNGIIHPCFHPEDRPSPTSFEEVFECMFDYIDRLFNMVRPRKLLFMAIDGVAPRAKMNQQRSRRFRSAKDSSDAAAEEARLREEFEREGRKLPPKEESQTFDSNVITPGTEFMAVLSIALQYYIHLRLNNDPGWTNIKVILSDANVPGEGEHKIMSYIRLQRNLEGYDPNTRHCLYGLDADLIMLGLATHEIHFSILREVVFTPGQDKCFVCGQMGHMAADCQGKAKRKSGEFDEKGDAIVAKKPFQFLNIWTLREYLEYEMKIPNAPFEIDFECILDDFIFICFFVGNDFLPHMPTLEIREGAINLLMAVYRKEFREMGGYLTNGSKPNLSRVEHFIQAVGSYEDSIFLKRARLQQRQVERIKRQKSQARRGDDAGPQVQPESLVAVSQFHGSRLASAPTPSPFQQSGPTSVSKGNKEVFERPSKVSRSSSGATVAAAIVEAENSLEMDAQDNKDDLKIKLKGILRDKNDVFNSKDGNEDKIKLGEPGWKERYYEEKFSAQTPEELDAIRKDVVLKYTEGLCWVMHYYYEGVCSWQWFYPYHYAPFASDLKDLGGLNINFELGTPFKPFDQLLGVFPAASSHALPEPYRKLMTDPNSPIIDFYPIDFEVDMNGKRFAWQGIAKLPFIDEVRLLQEVRKVENLLTPEEKRRNAIMFEMLFVNLCHPLSACISTLDSKCRNMSNTERADVKEKIDPNERDTCSGGMNGYISLCSGEPCPPIFRSPIAGMEDIMDNHVICAIFRLPDVHEHITRPPPGVKFPKKIVTLGDIQLEAVPWHEDNGRRYNENGRKNPYENNGSKRYNESRRNNPPGTISGGRLGEAAHRLVANSIQVSSDANRYHHPNGSTMPFNGPRGYRHSHPSNNYESRPGHNYESRPGYNYESRPGYAAALQPPLLAPPQYVPYAAPTVQYGYNQPYTPPVIHSPHQHQSNSFPRGDHQNPRSHHYERNNHHLNGGNARHSTGNNQNPRFTNTQGSYPRQSHHDSGRHSQNFQPYRRGSDQHWTPRGNPSGDRDYGQHSANHYSLLDRGAGKNNRGK, from the exons ATGGGAGTCCCAGCATTCTACAGATGGCTTGCAGAGAAGTATCCGATGGTGATTGTCGACTCCGTCGAGGAACAAGCGGTTGTTATCGAGGGCGTTCAAATCCCAATCGATACCAGTAAGCCAAACCCTAACGACATCGAATATGACAATCTTTATCTTGATATGAACGGTATCATTCATCCTTGTTTTCATCCTGAGGATAGG CCATCTCCGACTTCATTCGAGGAGGTGTTTGAGTGTATGTTTGATTACATTGATAGGCTGTTTAACATGGTGCGGCCAAGGAAGTTGCTCTTTATGGCTATTG ACGGTGTTGCGCCGAGGGCTAAAATGAACCAGCAAAGGTCTAGGCGGTTTAGGTCGGCTAAAGACTCATCTGATGCG GCTGCTGAAGAAGCAAGGTTGAGGGAGGAATTTGAGAGGGAGGGAAGAAAACTTCCTCCTAAAGAAGAGTCACAGACTTTCGATTCAAATGTAATCACGCCTGGAACCGAATTCATGGCTGTTTTGTCAATTGCACTTCAGTACTATATTCATCTTAGGCTGAACAACGATCCTGGTTGGACAAATATCAAG GTTATTCTCTCTGATGCAAATGTTCCGGGTGAAGGGGAGCATAAGATTATGTCCTATATCCGCCTTCAAAGAAATCTTGAAGGATATGATCCGAATACACGACATTGCCTGTATGGTTTG GATGCTGATTTGATTATGTTAGGTTTGGCTACCCATGAAATCCATTTTTCAATTCTTAGAGAG GTTGTATTTACTCCTGGACAAGACAAATGCTTTGTGTGTGGTCAGATGGGTCATATGGCGGCAGATTGTCAAGGAAAGGCTAAAAGGAAGTCGGGAGAATTTGATGAGAAAGGAGATGCTATCGTTGCTAAAAAGCCCTTCCAG TTTCTGAACATTTGGACTTTGAGGGAATATCTGGAGTATGAAATGAAAATACCTaatgctccttttgagattgattttgaATGCATATTGGATGATTTTATCTTCATTTGCTTTTTTGTTGGAAATGATTTCCTACCACATATGCCTACGCTAGAGATTCGCGAG GGTGCAATTAACTTGCTGATGGCCGTATACAGGAAGGAATTTAGGGAAATGGGTGGTTATTTGACAAATGGTAGTAAG CCAAATTTAAGCAGAGTGGAGCATTTTATTCAGGCTGTTGGATCATATGAAGATAGCATATTCCTGAAAAGAGCACGATTGCAACAG CGACAAGTTGAAAGAATAAAGCGTCAGAAGTCACAAGCAAGAAGAGGCGACGATGCTGGGCCTCAAGTTCAACCCGAGTCTCTAGTTGCCGTTTCACAATTCCACGGTTCTCGTCTTGCTTCAGCTCCAACGCCTTCACCGTTTCAACAATCTGGGCCCACTTCAGTTAGTAAAGGCAATAAAGAAGTCTTTGAAAGGCCCAGTAAAGTGTCTAGGTCATCTTCAGGAGCAACTGTTGCTGCTGCAATTGTTGAAGCTGAGAACAGTCTGGAAATGGAT GCTCAAGATAATAAAGACGACTTGAAGATAAAGCTGAAGGGGATACTTCGTGACAAAAATGATGTGTTCAACTCAAAAGATGGTAACGAGGACAAG ATTAAATTGGGAGAACCTGGCTGGAAAGAGAGGTATTATGAGGAAAAATTTTCTGCTCAAACTCCGGAGGAACTTGATGCCATACGGAAAGATGTT gTCTTGAAATACACGGAAGGTCTATGTTGGGTGATGCATTATTATTATGAAGGTGTTTGTTCTTGGCAATG GTTTTATCCTTATCATTATGCCCCTTTTGCGTCTGATCTCAAGGACCTTGGTGGGCTTAATATTAACTTTGAGTTGGGTACTCCATTCAAACCATTTGATCAGCTTCTTGGAGTTTTTCCTGCTGCAAG CTCTCATGCTCTCCCTGAGCCGTATAGGAAACTTATGACTGATCCAAATTCGCCAATTATTGACTTTTATCCAATAG ATTTTGAAGTGGACATGAATGGCAAACGCTTTGCTTGGCAG GGTATTGCAAAGTTGCCTTTTATTGATGAAGTGCGACTTCTTCAGGAAGTTCGGAAAGTAGAGAACTTGTTAACG ccagAGGAAAAGCGACGGAATGCAATAATGTTCGAGATGCTTTTTGTGAATTTGTGTCATCCTCTCTCTGCGTGCATTAGTACACTCGACAGCAAATGTAGAAACATGTCCAACACTGAACGTGCTGATGTCAAGGAAAAAATAGATCCCAATGAAAG GGATACATGCAGTGGTGGAATGAATGGTTACATATCCTTATGTAGTGGAGAACCTTGCCCTCCCATATTCAGGTCCCCTATTGCAGGCATGGAAGACatcatggataatcatgtcat ATGTGCAATCTTTAGACTTCCAGATGTGCATGAACATATAACTCGACCACCACCTGGAGTAAAATTTCCAAAGAAG ATTGTGACGCTTGGGGATATACAACTTGAAGCTGTTCCATGGCATGAAGATAATGGTAGGAGATATAACGAAAATGGAAG GAAAaatccatatgaaaataatggtaGTAAGAGATATAACGAAAGTAGAAG AAATAATCCACCGGGAACCATTTCTGGTGGGAGGCTTGGAGAGGCAGCACACAGACTCGTTGCCAATTCCATACAGGTCAGCTCGGATGCAAATAGATACCATCATCCTAATGGATCAACCATGCCTTTTAATGGACCAAGGGGTTATAGGCATTCACACCCTAGCAATAATTATGAATCGCGCCCTGGCCATAACTATGAATCACGCCCTGGCTATAATTACGAGTCACGCCCCGGCTATGCTGCTGCACTTCAACCGCCTTTATTAGCTCCTCCACAGTATGTACCTTATGCTGCCCCTACCGTGCAGTATGGTTATAACCAACCATACACTCCACCGGTGATTCACAGTCCTCATCAACATCAATCAAATTCCTTTCCTAGAGGGGACCATCAAAACCCTAGATCCCATCATTATGAAAGAAATAACCACCATCTTAATGGCGGAAATGCAAGGCATTCTACAGGCAATAATCAGAATCCTCGCTTTACAAATACACAAGGTTCATATCCCCGTCAAAGTCATCACGATTCTGGTCGCCACAGCCAAAACTTCCAACCATATAGAAGAGGTTCTGACCAGCATTGGACTCCACGGGGTAACCCTAGTGGGGATAGAGATTATGGTCAACATTCAGCCAATCATTACTCTCTATTAGATAGAGGAGCAGGCAAGAACAATCGCGGCAAATAA